One Ricinus communis isolate WT05 ecotype wild-type chromosome 7, ASM1957865v1, whole genome shotgun sequence genomic region harbors:
- the LOC8262790 gene encoding monothiol glutaredoxin-S10 isoform X1, producing the protein MAIASILTNLASLPLKSSHRLSPHSNLSTSSFPFYSNNPKITTAAAAAATTTTTILGVNGSRKHRPVSVRAMASFGSRLEEGVKRTVSESPVVVYSKTWCSYSSEVKALFRKLGVNPLVIELDELGVQGPQIQKVLERLTGQHTVPNVFIAGKHIGGCTDTMKLYQKGELEPLLSEADAKST; encoded by the exons ATGGCAATCGCATCCATTCTCACCAATCTCGCATCTCTTCCACTTAAATCTTCTCACAGACTCTCCCCACATTCCAATCTCTCCACTTCCTCTTTTCCATTCTACAGTAACAACCCTAAAATTACCAccgccgccgccgccgccgccacaacaacaacaaccatTCTTGGCGTCAATGGTTCAAGAAAGCACCGACCCGTTTCTGTTCGAGCCATGGCTTCTTTTGGATCCAGACTAGAAGAGGGCGTTAAAAGGACAGTATCTGAGAGCCCAGTTGTCGTTTACTCTAAAACTTGGTGCTC ATATTCATCTGAAGTCAAAGCGTTATTCAGGAAGCTTGGAGTGAACCCATTAGTTATAGAATTGGACGAACTGG GTGTCCAAGGACCCCAGATACAGAAGGTACTGGAAAGGCTTACTGGACAACACACTGTTCCAAATGTATTTATTG CGGGCAAACACATTGGAGGTTGCACAG ATACTATGAAGCTATACCAGAAAGGAGAACTTGAACCTTTGTTGTCAGAAGCTGATGCTAAAAGTACATAA
- the LOC8262790 gene encoding glutaredoxin-C5, chloroplastic isoform X2 produces the protein MAIASILTNLASLPLKSSHRLSPHSNLSTSSFPFYSNNPKITTAAAAAATTTTTILGVNGSRKHRPVSVRAMASFGSRLEEGVKRTVSESPVVVYSKTWCSYSSEVKALFRKLGVNPLVIELDELGVQGPQIQKVLERLTGQHTVPNVFIAGKHIGGCTAPEATQ, from the exons ATGGCAATCGCATCCATTCTCACCAATCTCGCATCTCTTCCACTTAAATCTTCTCACAGACTCTCCCCACATTCCAATCTCTCCACTTCCTCTTTTCCATTCTACAGTAACAACCCTAAAATTACCAccgccgccgccgccgccgccacaacaacaacaaccatTCTTGGCGTCAATGGTTCAAGAAAGCACCGACCCGTTTCTGTTCGAGCCATGGCTTCTTTTGGATCCAGACTAGAAGAGGGCGTTAAAAGGACAGTATCTGAGAGCCCAGTTGTCGTTTACTCTAAAACTTGGTGCTC ATATTCATCTGAAGTCAAAGCGTTATTCAGGAAGCTTGGAGTGAACCCATTAGTTATAGAATTGGACGAACTGG GTGTCCAAGGACCCCAGATACAGAAGGTACTGGAAAGGCTTACTGGACAACACACTGTTCCAAATGTATTTATTG CGGGCAAACACATTGGAGGTTGCACAG CTCCAGAAGCAACACAGTGA
- the LOC8262789 gene encoding protein LOW PSII ACCUMULATION 1, chloroplastic, producing MASFMANFRIIPLDFYQYSNNYNYFSFSSHQIIKHRHNLFISTSNNNRTVHYYNQKQKSSSIACSAANKPSPPTDISSTAKIRSEVLSPFRSVRMFFYLAFIASGGLGALIATTQLIAALANPARAAEVPEILKGLGIDIGAVSIFAFLYYRENNAKQAQVARLSREESLSNLKLRVDDKKIISISSLRGIARLVICAGPGSYVLESFRLSEPFTQSLLDRGVLVVPFATDGNFPNFEFEESEEMKEITSKRKRLWQLNPTFVSEWSKWLDEQKNMAGVSPESPVYLSLRLDGRVRGSGVGYPPWNAFVAQLPQVKGMWSGLLDGMDGRVL from the exons ATGGCTTCTTTCATGgcaaattttagaattataccTCTTGATTTTTATCAATACAGCAACAACTACAACTACTTTAGTTTTAGCAGTCATCAAATTATCAAACACAGACACAATTTGTTCATTTCCACTAGTAACAATAACAGAACAGTCCATTACTACAACCAGAAGCAAAAAAGCTCCTCAATCGCCTGTTCTGCTGCTAATAAGCCCTCCCCTCCTACTGATATCAG TTCTACAGCCAAGATAAGAAGTGAAGTTCTCTCCCCATTTCGGTCTGTGCGGATGTTTTTTTATCTGGCTTTTATTGCAAGTGGTGGTCTGGGAGCACTCATAGCTACCACACAACTGATAGCTGCACTGGCTAATCCAGCAAGAGCAGCTGAAGTCCCAGAGATATTGAAAGGACTTGGCATAGACATTGGAGCAGTATCTATCTTTGCATTCCTGTATTACAGGGAGAACAATGCTAAGCAAGCTCAAGTAGCTAGGCTCTCAAGAGAGGAAAGCCTTTCAAATCTTAAGCTCCGTGTGGATGACAAAAAGATTATTTCCATCAGTTCTTTGAGAGGTATTGCTCGCCTTGTGATCTGTGCTGGCCCAGGATCTTATGTCTTGGAGTCATTTAGACTCAGTGAACCTTTCACTCAGAGTCTCTTGGATAGAGGAGTGCTTGTGGTGCCGTTTGCTACAGATGGAAATTTTCCTAATTTTGAGTTTGAAGAGAGTGAGGAGATGAAGGAGATTACAAGCAAAAGGAAGCGACTCTGGCAGCTGAATCCTACCTTTGTTTCTGAGTGGTCTAA GTGGCTGGATGAGCAAAAGAATATGGCTGGTGTCTCCCCTGAATCTCCTGT GTATTTATCCCTGCGTCTGGATGGTCGTGTCCGCGGTAGTGGTGTTGGTTACCCTCCTTGGAATGCTTTTGTTGCACAGTTGCCACAGGTTAAGGGAATGTGGTCAGGTCTTCTTGATGGCATGGATGGAAGAGTTCTTTAG